Proteins from a genomic interval of Watersipora subatra chromosome 10, tzWatSuba1.1, whole genome shotgun sequence:
- the LOC137405880 gene encoding thioredoxin reductase-like selenoprotein T homolog CG3887: protein MAVLGIRPTVGITLLLAVISLHTSTTSGDPDESLHSKAKLSKFAAPTLKFLYCYSUGYRKVFEQYSSALHQRYPGLLIEGDNYPPTTIKYVLAQIFSAVKIMFILCVVSNTNPFPWFGLETPPLFQSALDNKVYAGLMVFFIGNAIEGQLISTGAFEISFNDQPVWSKLETGRIPQPNEIVQIIENTMKMGKSTFEPEF from the exons ATGGCTGTGCTAGGTATTCGTCCCACAGTTGGGATAACGCTCTTGCTAGCAGTCATAAGCCTCCACACTAGCACCACCTCTGGAGACCCAGATGAATCATTGCATAGCAAAGCGAAACTCTCCAAGTTTGCTGCACCGACACTCAAGTTCTTATATTG TTACTCATGAGGCTACCGAAAGGTGTTTGAGCAGTACTCAAGTGCGCTCCACCAACGATACCCTGGACTTTTAATCGAGGGAGATAACTACCCTCCTACTACTATTAAATATGTATTGGCTCAAATATTTTCCGCTGTTAAAATCATGTTTATACTTTGCGTCGTGTCAAATACtaatccatttccatggttcgGACTCGAGACTCCGCCTCTCTTTCAGAGCGCTCTTGATAACAAG GTTTACGCCGGTCTTATGGTATTCTTCATTGGCAATGCTATTGAGGGACAGCTTATTTCGACTGGTGCATTTGAAATCTCATTCAATG ACCAGCCTGTATGGTCCAAGCTGGAAACAGGTCGAATTCCGCAGCCAAATGAAATTGTGCAGATCATAGAGAATACCATGAAGATGGGCAAATCAACCTTTGAACCTGAATTTTAG
- the LOC137406176 gene encoding protein inturned-like, whose translation MEPGSNIDWSGSVGEKGDVFHLVYDDIKPDLTHRLLPVGSTYEVILTVDAMRGRSKSGNSECERSFGIVPSKFSKTSPAGISKGYVRVAALIPGTEAFRSRINLNDWLMCINDLEVTWDTLDSILSAITYPKQVRLTFQEMVADSKKVLLTRHQSNEANLVRPIPNPGETISPLGNEPEHHLTVMYMTLDSSEDSSSNNLLYCYPPETKESNKLVAVRGMFLTLSNVMSDISSHPAKISSVRCEGSLVNICYISSGRQLLILAAPAERVTPQQLLHIMNNCTRCLNYLFSSLHSALSEKDNIERVNLFFSMLSQLLLSSPSESTIHSYYIRSDVERSYDTLSLAPCCIQLPEEAKTNVDNVLSEFEAADFGDMSEDFYEMRRAYTIMGCCLFYKGYLVANHLPTPDMLDIATYASHYNILAISRLSPIGSSMVWQEVFPTRRNGTSENTQDPFYVEVEGRYFLLIVAHKHTVMGVLLESGGCAARAMGNPVADVFYINQARQTLQQLETFDFSLICEARLQTPRPPLNCIENLQPYGTKVIPAASTIAKGILAKAGTTAADFMKRAGANKPKSKQGSDPFTTSGFMASIEKGDADALSHDSGSSPPPTLGSEAFARSRNMSVASTGSADSSNSVSQLYSSMRMGRGSGRIIANTEQKEANSDLTLTSQTKQNSFVLSSGEENTLFNYMSFDSVLGVVLSPTVDEFLVYDSADHRCLVSMFYATCLNIKCLFQQSFDSNDLQATTIHEHGVMFSLPSSISNRSHRYWVIGRCFLQPSRHEFYVCHHELITENMVELAFKINTGVLL comes from the exons ATGGAGCCTGG GTCAAATATTGATTGGTCTGGTTCTGTTGGAGAAAAAGGTGACGTGTTTCATCTTGTATATGATGACATAAAACCAGACTTGACTCACAGGCTTCTTCCAGTAG GAAGTACGTATGAGGTTATACTCACCGTTGACGCAATGAGGGGTCGCAGCAAATCTGGAAACTCGGAGTGCGAAAGGTCCTTCGGAATTGTTCCTTCTAAATTTTCCAAAACATCTCCGGCAGGCATCTCAAAG GGCTATGTGAGAGTCGCTGCTTTAATACCTGGAACAGAGGCTTTTCGGTCAAGAATCAACCTCAACGATTGGCTCATGTGTATTAATGACCTTGAAGTTACTTGGGATACTCTCGACAGCATTCTGTCAGCCATAACTTACCCTAAGCAG GTGCGTCTGACTTTTCAGGAGATGGTAGCTGACAGCAAGAAAGTTTTGCTAACTAGGCATCAATCTAATGAGGCCAACCTGGTACGACCTATTCCAAACCCTGGAGAGACAATTAGTCCTCTTGGAAATGAGCCTGAACATCACCTAACTGTCATGTACATGACACTAG ACAGTAGTGAAGACTCCAGCAGCAATAATCTGCTATACTGTTACCCACCAGAGACTAAGGAAAGCAACAAGCTTGTCGCAGTAAGGGGCATGTTCCTGACTCTCAGCAATGTCATGTCTGATATTTCAAGTCACCCAGCTAAAAT CTCCAGTGTGCGATGTGAGGGAAGCCTAGTTAACATCTGCTATATATCTAGtggaagacaactccttatCTTGGCCGCACCGGCGGAGAGAGTAACTCCGCAACAGCTTCTGCACATAATGAACAACTGTACCAGATGTTTGAACTATTTATTCTCATCCTTACACAG CGCCCTCTCAGAGAAAGACAATATTGAGAGAGTCAACCTTTTCTTCAGCATGCTTTCGCAACTGCTCCTCAGCAGTCCATCTGAGTCGACTATACACTCCTACTATATCCGATCAGATGTGGAGAGAAGTTATGACACCCTGTCCCTGGCTCCCTGTTGCATACAACTTCCTGAAGAGGCTAAAACTAATGTAGACAATGTATTGAGTGAGTTTGAAGCTGCTGACTTTGGAGATATG AGTGAAGACTTCTATGAGATGAGAAGAGCTTATACTATTATGGGCTGCTGCTTATTTTATAAG GGATATTTAGTAGCAAACCACTTACCAACTCCGGATATGCTCGATATAGCCACATATGCCAGCCACTATAATATACTTGCTATTTCAAGACTCAGTCCCATTGGCTCCTCCATGGTTTGGCAGGAAGTGTTTCCCACTCGTCGTAATGGCACCAGTGAAAATACCCAGGATCCGTTTTATGTAGAAGTTGAAGGAAGATATTTTCTGCTCATTGTTGCTCAC AAACACACAGTGATGGGGGTGCTGTTAGAATCTGGGGGCTGTGCTGCAAG AGCAATGGGAAACCCAGTGGCCGATGTATTTTATATTAACCAAGCTCGTCAAACTCTTCAACAGCTGGAAACCTTTGACTTTAGCTTGATATGTGAGGCACGATTGCAGACGCCACGACCTCCTTTGAATTGTATAGAGAATTTGCAGCCATATGGAACTAAGGTTATACCTGCGGCCTCTACAATAGCCAAAG GAATCTTGGCAAAGGCTGGTACTACCGCAGCAGATTTTATGAAAAGAGCCGGAGCTAATAAGCCTAAGTCTAAACAGGGATCTGATCCATTCACCACCTCTG GTTTCATGGCATCGATTGAGAAAGGAGACGCTGATGCGCTATCACACGACAGCGGCAGCAGCCCGCCTCCAACACTTGGAAGCGAGGCATTCGCCAGGTCACGTAACATGAGTGTAGCTTCGACAGGCAGCGCTGATTCAAGCAACAGTGTGAGCCAGCTCTACAGTAGCATGAGAATGGGGCGGGGAAGCGGGAGGATCATTGCCAACACCGAGCAGAAGGAAGCGAATTCTGATCTCACATTGACGagtcaaacaaaacaaaattctTTTGT CCTTTCATCTGGGGAAGAAAATACACTGTTCAACTACATGAGCTTTGACTCTGttcttggagttgtcctctctccCACTGTAGATGAGTTTTTAGTGTATGACTCTGCAGATCATAGATGTCTTGTGAGCATGTTCTATGCAACATGTCTTAATATCAAGTGTCTTTTCCAGCAATCATTTGATTCTAAT GATTTACAAGCTACAACCATACATGAACACGGGGTGATGTTCAGCCTGCCTTCATCAATAAGCAATAGATCTCACCGCTACTGGGTGATAGG TCGATGCTTTCTGCAACCCAGTAGACACGAGTTCTATGTCTGTCATCATGAGCTGATAACAGAAAATATGGTCGAACTAGCATTTAAAATCAACACCGGAGTATTACTGTGA
- the LOC137406518 gene encoding uncharacterized protein, with protein MDSRLSVKNIQDLKILHDIRRLLISMELVRGEGMVLASDDLYPQNRNSDNLWRRDVVRANLTKAFKSQSMYSKTVAQRAYSKYKSDQRSSGSSSNTSSSASNSNPERLYARNWQQEAAKKERSIFSDYHHSTPHNLSQQLKVPSRSNSQPSATYNRLTMAQTPANTCQLKDNVLVSSSNIEQSRFYKKSSKIAATHENKSSRDCIVIGRSVNQSSVPSSQSSCSASRLSRARFSEDLQKGPRGSSGSLSSSTSESHERPQDIVSKPLEKLKCGVLNSNCNSNLLFYPSKKAKCLQRTIVSSEENSCGKEEKRSSTTETGKELDDDLLDSVLNGRSLFDCSSKSPLYFQKVNKKTFNKTRHLKR; from the exons ATGGACAGTCGACTCTCTGTTAAGAACATTCAGGACTTGAAAATTCTACACGATATTCGGAGGCTTCTTATCAGCATGGAACTTGTGAGGGGAGAGGGAATGGTACTGGCTTCTGATGATTTGTATCCTCAGAACAGAAACTCGGATAATCTTTGGAGGAGGGACGTTGTACGCGCCAATTTGACTAAAGCATTTAAATCCCAGTCTATGTACTCTAAAACAGTTGCTCAGCGGGCTTATTCAAAGTACAAATCAGATCAACGTTCTTCTGGCTCGTCTTCTAATACAA GTTCTTCCGCATCGAACAGCAATCCAGAAAGGTTATATGCTAGAAATTGGCAGCAAGAAGCGGCTAAAAAGGAAAGGTCCATATTTTCCGATTATCATCATTCTACACCTCATAACTTATCACAACAGCTGAAAGTCCCTTCAAGGAGTAACAGCCAACCTTCAGCTACTTACAACCGATTGACAATGGCCCAGACACCTGCTAACACTTGTCAACTTAAAGACAATGTGTTAGTTTCTAGCTCCAACATTGAGCAGTCTCGTTTTTACAAAAAGTCTTCAAAAATAGCTGCCACTCATGAAAATAAATCTAGCCGTGATTGTATTGTGATTGGCAGAAGTGTGAATCAATCAAGTGTTCCGAGTTCCCAAAGCTCTTGCTCTGCTAGCAGGCTGTCTCGAGCTCGGTTTTCAGAGGACCTGCAAAAAGGTCCTAGAGGTTCATCTGGCTCTCTCTCAAGTTCTACGTCGGAGTCTCATGAGAGACCTCAAGATATCGTTTCTAAGCCGCTAGAGAAGTTGAAATGTGGCGTGCTAAATTCAAATTGCAACAgcaatttattgttttatcCATCAAAAAAGGCCAAATGTTTGCAACGAACGATTGTCTCTTCAGAGGAAAACTCCTGTGGTAAGGAAGAAAAACGCAGCTCCACAACTGAAACAGGCAAAGAACTAGATGATGATCTCTTAGACAGCGTTTTAAATGGCAGAAGTTTGTTCGACTGCTCCTCCAAATCTCCTCTCTATTTTCAAAAAGTTAACAAAAAGACATTTAATAAAACAAGACACTTGAAACGTTGA